The Enterobacter asburiae sequence GGTGTAGCCTTCCGCGCCGCCGCCGTAGAAGCTCTCAGGACGCTGCGGGTTCAGGGCCGCTTTCTGCTGCAGACGGGCTACCAGATCCGGGTTGGCAATATAGTCGCGGCCAAATGCCACGGCGTCGATCAGCCCTTTATTAATCAGGTCTTCGGCTTTCTCTGGGGTATAAGCACCCGCACCGATGATCACCCCGTGGAAGCGCTCGCGCACTTTCTGACGGAAGGCTTCTGTGTAAGGCTTGCCGCCAGCCCAGTCCGGCTCGGACATGTGCAGATAAGCGATGCCACGTTTAGCCAGTTCTTCGATCAGGTACAGGGCATCGGCTTCTTCGTTCGGACCGTTGTCGACGTTCTGGAAAGAACCGATTGGGGAGACGCGGATCCCGATACGGTCCGGGCTCCACTCCTGGCATACGGCGTCAACCACTTCCAGCACCAGGCGAGCGCGGTTTTCGACACTGCCGCCGTACTGGTCGGTGCGATGGTTAGACGACGGTGACAGGAACTGGTGCAGCAGGTAACCGTGCGCGGAGTGCAGCTCAATCAGGTCAAAACCGGCTTCACGGGCGTTGGCTACGGCCTGGCGGAAATCGTTCACGATACCCGGGATCTCGTCCAGCTCCAGCGCGCGTGGCGTAGAGGTATCGACGCGGATCGCGTTGCCGTTTTCATCGCGCAGCGAGGTACGGGTATTCGCATTCAGGGCAGACGCTGAAACCGGTGCCTGACCGCCAGGCTGTATGCTGCTGTGGGAGATACGACCGGTATGCCACAACTGGACCGCAATGCGACCCTCTTCAGCGTGAACACCCGCGGTGATTTTCTGCCATGCGGCGATCTGCTCCGGGCTGTGCAGCCCCGGTGCACCCGCATATCCCTTGGCCTGAGCAGAAATCTGCGTAGCTTCGGTGATAATCAGGCCAGAGCTGGCGCGCTGACGATAGTATTCACCCATCAGTGGGGTTGGGATGTCACCCGGCTCAATGCTGCGCAGACGGGTAAGCGGAGCCATAAACACGCGGTTTGGCGCGGTGACGGCACCCACTTTTAAAGGGGTAAATAATTTTTCAGCTGACATAAAGACTCCTGAGTAGACCAGTCGACTAGTAATAATGGAAATAAAAACGCCTGCTAAGCGCCAGGCGCAGTAATCGTACTTTTCACATGCGCCAGCGCGCTTTCGAGCGGCACGGCACTGCGAGAAATTTTAGCCTGCAGGTTGGCCCCTAACCAGAGAGAGTAGAGCACCTGAGCCTGCGTTAAGGGATCGCCGGGGAAGGCGAGCGTATTTTCTTCGCGCCCCTTCGCCAGCGCCTGTGCCAGAAGGGCGATAACGCCGCTGGCGCCTTTATCCATTGCCGTGCGCATATCTTCTGAGAGATCGCACACTTCGGCAGAGAGTTTAACCGTCAGGCATCCGCTGATAATGCCCTGCTGACAGAACTGGTTCAGCGTTTCCTGATAGTAGTTCAGAACACGATCCCGATAGTTACCTTTCCCCGTGGCGAAGTGGGTCGCGAGGCGCTGGTGGTAGGCAGCATAGTGCCGCTCCAGCATCGCCACGCCAAAGGCCTCTTTGGACCGGAAGTAGTGATAGAACGACCCTTTCGGTACCTCAGCGGTTTTTAATAGCTCACTCAGCCCCATACCGGTAAAGCCGCGGTGCATGCACAGCCGCTCGCCGGTCGCCAGGAGATGTTCTCGGGTATCGTGTTCAGTATTTCTGCTCATGGATTCACTCTAATAGACCGTTCGGTCTAATGCAAGCTCTGTTACTGGCGACACGCGTTCAGAATGTCCAGCTGTTGCTGATAAACGCTTGATTTAACGTCCATCATGCCCAGCACCGTCGAGAATAAATTGTCCTGCGAAACCGCATTTTTTGCTGCGTGGTCGCGTAAACACTGCTCGTTGATGCCAAAGTTTTTCGCATAGTCCGGGGACAGCCAGAACATAAACGGAATGTGCGTCTGCTGCTCCGGCGCCAGCATGTACGGCGTGCCGTGCAGATAAATACCGCTCTCACCGAGCGATTCCCCGTGATCCGAGAGGTAAATCAGCGCGGTGTTCATGTTCGCCTGACGGGCTTTCAGTGCGTCAATGGTTTTGCTGACCATGCTGTCGGTATACAGAATGGTATTGTCATAGGTGTTCATCAGCGCCTGATGATCGCAATCCTGAATCTCATTGGTATCGCAGGTGGGGGTGAATTTACGGAAATTATCCGGGTAACGGCGATAGTACGCCGGGCCGTGGCTACCCATCAGATGGATAACCAGCACCGTGTCCTGCTTCAGACCGTCCAGCACGTTGTCCAGGCGGTAGAAGTTCACGTCATCTATACAGGATTGGTCTTTGCAGAACTGATCCAGCTTCCACTGCGTCATGTCGGTATGGGGAATACGATCGCACGCGCCTTTACAGCCACCGTCGTTGTCGCGCCACAGGAGGTTGAAACCCGCATGCTTGAGCACGTCGAGCAGCCCTTCCTGATGGTGCGCCAGGTCGGCATCGTATTTGCTGCGCGTCATACCGGAGAACATGCAGGGAACGGATACGGCGGTTTCAGTGCCGCACGACGAAGCCTGGGGGAAGTTGATCACATCCTGCTTTTTCAGTTCGGGGTTGGTTTCACGGCCGTAGCCATTCAGGGAGTAGTTCGCCGCGCGCGACGCTTCGCCGATGACCAGCACCAGAACGGTTTTCTTGTGCTGACCCGAAATCAGCGCGCCTTTGTGCGCATCTTCGCCAATCCGTACCAGCGTTTGATCGCCGGCAAACCAGCGCATTTTGCTGTATTTCAACACGGCGCTGACGTAGTTCGCCGGGGTGACCATTTTGACGATGCTTTTATTATTGCGGAACAGCGATGCGTAATCTTTATAAAACACGGCGGCGATAAGAATAATCACCAGCAGGGCACCGAGCATCGCAGCAACGCGCGTCAGCAGGGCGTACCACCATTTTCCGGTACGAATACGGGTCAGCGCCAGCACCAGGGATGGAACAAGACCGGCTATGACAATCCACAGAATCATCTGTGGGGTCACCAGGGCGGTGGCTTCCTGGGAGTTAGTTTCGAACACGTTCACAATCATGTTTTGATCGATGACCGCGCCGTAGGTAAACATAAAATAAGTTGCCGCAGCGCACCCGACGGTTAAGACGATCAGCAGCGGCTTGCGGATATACGGAATATTGAGCAGGCTAAAAACAATTACCCAGCCACAAAACAGCACCACCGGTACGGACGCGGCAAAGAGAATGTCGTGTAGATGAGCAGGGGCAATAATGGCCCAGCTGCGCTGAATAAACAGCCCGTTTAGCAGCGTAAAGAAGAGTGCACAGCCCAGAGTGAATTTAATGTCGTTACACTGTAACTTTTTACTTAACCACATCGATCGCAAAACCTGTCATTGTATTGATGTGGCGAGTATAGAGAGTGAAGATTAGTGAAACCTTAATGCCATAAAACTGTGGTAAAGCCCTTGCACGCGGCGCTGTTAGCGTCTTCACTGTAGGTGAGAGTGGTTAACCGGAGGTGAGTGTGGCAGAGCAACTGGAGTTTTTCCCCATCCAGAGCCCGTGCCGGGGGATTTGTCAGGTAGATGAGCGCGGTTATTGCCGCGGGTGCATGCGTACCCGTGACGAGCGTTTTAACTGGCAAAACTTCAGCGACACGCAAAAGCAGGAGGTGCTCCGCCTCTGCCGGCAGCGACTTCTGCGCAAAATCCGCGCAAACAAAGCCAGCGAGGCCGAAGAACCCCAGCAACCTTCACTGTTTTAATGCGGTAATTGCGTATACTCATGACATCACGTCCTTGAGGAAAATGTTATGGTTCAGCGAATTACCCTTGCCCCCCAGGGGCCAGAATTCTCCCGTTTTGTGATGGGCTACTGGCGCCTGATGGACTGGAATATGTCCCCCCTCCAGCTGGCAAGCTTTATTGAAGAGCACCTCGATTTAGGCATCACCACGGTCGATCATGCGGATATTTACGGAGGCTATCAGTGCGAGGCCGCCTTTGGCGAGGCACTCAAGCTGGTTCCGGCGCTGCGCGATCGCATGGAGATCGTCACAAAATGTGGGATTGCCACCACGGCAAAACCTGAACATGCCCTCGGTCACTACATCACCGACAGCGCCCATATCATCAAGAGCGCCGAGCAGTCTCTGGTCAATCTGGCAACCGATCGTATCGACCTGCTGCTGATTCACCGTCCTGACCCGTTGATGGATGCCGATGAGGTGGCGGAAGCCTTCCTGAGCCTGCATCAGAGCGGGAAAGTGCGACACTTCGGCGTCTCCAACTTTACCCCGGCCCAGTTTGCGCTGCTTCAGTCTCGTCTGCCGTTTACCCTGGCCACTAACCAGGTTGAAATCTCCCCGGTACACCAGCCGCTGCTGCTGGACGGTACGCTCGATCAGCTGCAGCAGCTGCGCATTCGCCCGATGGCCTGGTCCTGCCTGGGCGGTGGACGCCTGTTTAATGACGAGGCGTTCCAGCCGCTGCGCAATGAGCTGGAAACCATCGCCCGCGAGCTGAACGCGGAGAGTATCGAACAGGTGGTTTATGCCTGGATCCTGCGTCTCCCGTCAAAACCGCTGCCGATTATTGGCTCCGGAAAAATTGAACGCGTCCGTTCCGCTCTGGCCGCCGAAGAGCTGCAAATGACCCGCCAGCAGTGGTTCCGCATCCGCAAGGCCGCGCTGGGTTACGACGTGCCATAAACCGCCAGATGGTGACTTTCCGGTGAAATCTGTGCCCCTGGTATACACTTAAGGGGCAAAAAATAACCCGCGGAGGTCATTATGAAGCGTTTTGCTCTGGCAATGGTCGCGCTGGTTGTTTGCGCAGGGGCGCAGGCAGCCAGCGACGAAGTAGAAATGAATCTCGTCACCTCACAGGGGGTGGGTCAGTCAATCGGGACGGTGAAAATCACTGAGACCGATAAAGGGCTGGAATTCGCACCCGATCTTAAAGCACTCCCGCCGGGCGAACACGGCTTTCACGTTCATGCCAAAGGGAGCTGTCAGCCAGCCATGAAAGAGGGTAAACCGTCGGCGGCGGAAGCAGCAGGGGGCCACCTCGACCCGCAGAACTCAGGTAAACATGAAGGGCCTGACGGAATGGGGCACCTGGGCGACTTGCCGGTGCTGGTGGTAAACAATGACGGTAAAGCCACGGATCCGGTCGTGGCCCCGCGGCTTAAAAAGCTGGATGAGGTCAAAGGCAAAGCGCTGATGATCCATGTGGGCGGGGATAACATGTCCGATCAGCCTAAACCGCTTGGCGGCGGTGGGGCACGCTATGCCTGCGGCGTAATCTGATCTCCAATCGTGCCCGGCGGTGGCGCCTGCTCGAGCTGCGACAGCGAGCAGTGCAGGCGCCAGATAATCGAGGCCAAATCGCGGGCTGCGGGCAGGTGATGCCGTGCAAGGGTATCGCAGATGCGCTGCAGTTCAGCAAGCGTGGCCTCCAGCGGACGCTGCTGAACCCCGCGCTCGCTCATGACATCGCGCAGCAGGGAAATGCAAACGTCACGCACCTGCGACAGCGGATCGGAACGCGTTTCCCACGCGCGAAGCTGCCAGACTACATGTGAACAGTTCAACAGCACCACGCCCCAGCGTAGCAGCCAGCGGCGGGAAAGCGCGTCCTGGCTGTTATTTAACTGGCTGACGTGGTGATACACCAGCGATTCATACTCGCTTTCACGCAGATGCGGTTTGCGGCTGAGCTGGTCTACAAACCCTCTGCGCAACTCCCGAATATGCCTGCGGCTTTTGCGCGCGTCAGAGCCGGGACGCAACACCGCGAAGGCCAGCCACGCCAGCCCCACGCCCAGGATCTTCGCCAGGTTGTCATTGAGAAAGTCGGCGTAATCGTAAACCGGCGGATTCGTCACGGAGATAAACGAGCCCATAAAGACAATCAGCTGTCCCCAGAGGCCCGCCAGTTTCGGCATTTGCAGCTTAAGTAGCTGCATGGTGGTTAACAGCGGAAACAGGAACAGCAGAAACTGCCAGAGATCGCTTATCTGTACCATCAGGCCAAACTTCACCACAAAACTGAACAGTGACAGCAACACCAGCGTTCGCAGCAGCAGCGTAAGGGAGTTAAACGGCGAGGCCGCGACGGAGTATAGCACGCAGCTGATGGCGGCCAGCGTCAGGGCCGCCGAACCGGACTCCCACTGCGTGGTGATGCTCCATGCCCCCACCAGCATCAGCGCACAGAAGGTGCGAAAACCGCTCCACAGCGCTTCCAGATAATCGGTGTGCCGCGCGAGAGCCGGGCTGCCGGGAACGGTGAACTCCGTGACCGGGGTGGCATTCTCTACCGCCTTAATCCAGCGGCTGCTGCGCAGGTATAGACGGCAAAAATAATTCAGACGCTGCCAGAAGGCGCGATGGCGGTAATCATATTCATCCACCGGAGCGAGCGGGGCAATGATCTTCGCAACGGTGTAGATATCTGCATCCGGGCGGGCAAGCGCCGCGAGTAGCGTTTCGATCACGGCGCGCGTGTTTTCCGGCGGCGTTGGCCAGTTGAGCAGCATCCGGCGCAGGCTGGAGATGGCGCTGGTCCTGCGCAGCTGCTGGTGCAGCAAATAGTTAAGCAGGGTGTTCTGACGGCGAAAACGGTAATGGCTCCAGAAAGCCTGAATCCGCAACAGATTCATGGTCAGGATCTGCCCGATAACCTTTTCATGCGCGAGGCGGATGTCATCGCTGGTATCCGGTTGCCACAGCAGGCTCGCGTGTTCCAGCAGCCGGGTATGCATGGTTTTCAGCGCTGTGATAAGCGCGGTCCCGTCGGAGGTGCTGGGCAGGACCATCATCATAAATCCGCCGCAGAGGATCCCGACAATCACTTCGCAGACGCGCGCCTGAGCGATATCCCACAGCTCGGTAGTGTCGAGCACGTTGACGACCGGGAAGGCGATAATGGCGGCCGTATAGCCCGCCAGCTGAAAAGCGTAGGCGACATTATTGGTGAAATGGGCGCAGGCCCATGTACAGCATCCCAGCCATGCCGCCATGCTCAGCAGGAACAGCCACGGATCGTTCAGCGTGTGGCCCGCGATAATTAACGCTGCGGTGGCACCCAGCAGGCTGCCTGCGATACGGCCAAGGCTTTTGCTGATCACTCCGCCAACGGTCGGGAAACTCACCACCGCCGCGGAGGTCATCGCCCAGTAGGGTTCGTCCAGGTTCAGGTAATAGGCGACGGTCAGCGCCAGGCACATGGCTATGCCGTTACGCAGCGCGTAGCGCCACTGGGGACGCGTCGCTTTCATCCACGGCGTGTTTTGCCAGGAGAGCGCCTGCAGCTTCATTAACGGGTTCCGATGGAGACAGTGCAGGTGGTGCCGGATACCAGCGTGATGTCCTCGGGTAAATGGTCAAACTCCACGCGCACAGGCACGCGTTGAGCCAGGCGCACCCACGGTACATTCGGTTTGATGTCCGGCACCAGCCCGGAATCGGTTTCAACGCTTTGATCGTAAATGGCGCGGCCAATGCTGGATACGTGACCCCGTAACTTCTGCGAGCCGCTGTAAAGCGTTATGGCGGCGGGTGCGCCTTCACGGATGTGCCGAAGCTTGGTCTCTTCGAAATAGCCCACTACGTAGAAGGAGTGGCTGTCGACGAGGGCAAAAATCGGCTGGCCGGTGGTGGCATAATTCCCCACGCGGGCGGAGAGGTTGGTCACCCATCCGTCGACGGGGGCGGTAATCACGGTTTGAGTCAGTTCCCACTGCGCTTGCTTCAGCGTCGCCTCTGCCGCGTTAACGCTCGCCTGCATCGCCTTAACGTTGATGTTGGCGGTATCCAAATCTTCCGCAGAGATGTAGTTTTTCGACAGATGACGGCGGCGGTTGGCCTCGTTGTTGGCCTTTGCCAGATCGGACTGGGCTTTCGCCAGCTGTGCCTGGGCGTTCAAAATCGCAATATGGTACGGGGTGTCGTCGATGCGGAATAACACCTCTCCCTTTTTAACGTACTGGTTATCCTTAATCAGCAGCGACGTAATGCTTCCTGACACCTGCGGGGTGATGCTGACCTGCTCAGCGCGAATTTTACCGTCGCGGGTCCAGGGGGACTGCATATAGAAATTCCACAACCACCAGCCAGCGACCAGGGCGAGGACCAGGACAAACAGGGTGGAAAAGTACTTCAGCGTTTTCAGAGGCATATTCACCACACGATCAGAACAGCAAGGCCCAGGCACACGGAGAGGGCAAACAGGGAGAGATCCATCAGCATGGGATGCCAGATTTCGCCGGAGTACATCCAGTCGCGAAGCAGGCGATGCGCGATGAGCCAAAGAATAAAGCCCACCAGCACGGCTTTAAACAGAGGGGGAAAGTAGACTGACGCACCGAAGATCAGGTCCTGGAGGGGTAAACCCTCTGAGCGATGAAAAAAGGTCACGAGCAGAGATCCTTTGCAGTGAACAGAATGCCGCGTTGGCTTGTCTGAGTATGAAGAAGCATCACGATTCAGTGTAAGTCATACTTTTGAGTTAGATGAATGCAGTATTGCATTTGTTTTGCCAATACAAATGCTGCACACTATTCTAAAATCAGTATAATAACTTAGCAAGCTAATTATAAGGAGATGAAATTGGAATCGCCATTAGGTTCTGATCTGGCAAGGTTGGTACGCGTCTGGCGTGCTCTGATTGACCATCGCCTGAAACCTCTGGAACTGACACAGACGCATTGGGTCACGTTGCACAACATTCATCAGCTGCCGCCCGACCAGTCGCAAATTCAACTGGCTAAAGCGATAGGCATTGAGCAACCGTCGCTGGTGCGCACGCTTGACCAGCTGGAAGAGAAGGGACTGATCTCCCGACAAACCTGCGCCAGCGATCGTCGCGCCAAGCGGATTAAGCTGACCGAGAAAGCGGCTCCTATCATCACTGAAATGGAAGCCGTAATTACCAAAACGCGCGGTGAAATCCTTTCAGGGGTTTCACCGGCGGAGCTGGAAATGCTCATCAGCCTGATTGCACGCCTTGAGCAAAACATCCATGAGCTGCAGTCTCGCGACTGACAAACACCAGGCCTTGCAGCAGCAAGGCCTTTTTATTACGTAAAGACGACCACCCGATTACGGCCGGTCTCTTTCGCTTCATACATCGCCTTGTCGGCACTTTCCACGCACGTTTCAGCGGTTATCAATGATGAGGTTGCCGTGAATACCCCCATGCTGATGGTAATCGGCTCCGGTAACTGCCCCCCGCTGCTGGCTTTATCAAAGCTGCTTAGCTTTAACCGTATACGTTCCGCCACCTGACACGCTGCCTCAGAGGAGGTGTTTGCCAGCATCAGGACAAATTCTTCGCCACCGATTCGCGCCGCGATGTCCTGCGGGCGCACGGAATCCATCAGCAGATTGGCGACAAACTGCAGGACTTTGTCTCCCTGAAGGTGACCATAGTTATCATTGATGCGCTTGAAGCGATCGAGATCGCTGACGATAACCGAAACGGGCCGGCTGGATTTCGCGATTTCCAGCGCCTGGTTTAACGATTCATAAAAATAGCTGCGGTTATAAAGGCGCGTGAGCGGATCGCGAATCGAATTCTGATACGACTGCTGATATTTTAAATGGGAATCACGGTACAGCATGAAAACGTCGTAAAGCAGAACAAAAATAATCATCAGCGTAGCGACGGTTTCAAATAGCCGGGCGCGATACCACGATATATCTTCAGCATGTCCGCCCACTAACAGCATTACGAGCGTAACGATATAGCACACGCACAGAAAATTACCGCCCACCCAGAACAGATTACGCACCCGCGTAATAAACATCAGGCTTGCTAATGTTACAACCCAGAGAACAATTAATGAAATATTGATGCAATGGCTCCACAGAACCATAAACTGCCGCGTTTCATTATCAACCAGGTCGATGGATAAAAACGCAGAATGGCTGGAATATAGCCAGGCTAACAGTACGCCACAGACGGTAAACAGAAATATACCGCTGACGATGGTGATATGGGCCGCACGGGAAAGGGACTGATTCCGTGTGGGATAGAGTAATGCCGAAGCGATCATCAGCACAGCCATTAAGAGATGGCGGAACATATAGTAGATCATCGCATCGTTGTAGTTAACGACGTTAAACTGATAGAGGTCAAGCCACGCTGGAAAGCTGGACAGCGTTCCGACCATCAGCAGTGCCGAACCGGCAAAGGCAAAGGCGATCGCAATCAGATAGAGCCGCCTCTTATCGCACCAGTATTTCATAGCCATAAAACAGGCAATAAACAGGTGAAACACGAGTAAAAAAATGGTGAGCGTAGGGAACACAAGAGGCGAGAAGGATGGTACCCATTCAACCAGTTTTGAAAAGAGAGCTTGTAGTATTCCGATAACGACAAGGCACCCGAAACAGAACGAGATATAACGACCTTTTAGACAAAGACTATTCGCAAGCATATAAATTTTTACAAAATGAGAAATAATTTATGAAGAGGTAATTGCG is a genomic window containing:
- a CDS encoding GGDEF domain-containing protein encodes the protein MLANSLCLKGRYISFCFGCLVVIGILQALFSKLVEWVPSFSPLVFPTLTIFLLVFHLFIACFMAMKYWCDKRRLYLIAIAFAFAGSALLMVGTLSSFPAWLDLYQFNVVNYNDAMIYYMFRHLLMAVLMIASALLYPTRNQSLSRAAHITIVSGIFLFTVCGVLLAWLYSSHSAFLSIDLVDNETRQFMVLWSHCINISLIVLWVVTLASLMFITRVRNLFWVGGNFLCVCYIVTLVMLLVGGHAEDISWYRARLFETVATLMIIFVLLYDVFMLYRDSHLKYQQSYQNSIRDPLTRLYNRSYFYESLNQALEIAKSSRPVSVIVSDLDRFKRINDNYGHLQGDKVLQFVANLLMDSVRPQDIAARIGGEEFVLMLANTSSEAACQVAERIRLKLSSFDKASSGGQLPEPITISMGVFTATSSLITAETCVESADKAMYEAKETGRNRVVVFT
- the eptA gene encoding phosphoethanolamine transferase EptA: MWLSKKLQCNDIKFTLGCALFFTLLNGLFIQRSWAIIAPAHLHDILFAASVPVVLFCGWVIVFSLLNIPYIRKPLLIVLTVGCAAATYFMFTYGAVIDQNMIVNVFETNSQEATALVTPQMILWIVIAGLVPSLVLALTRIRTGKWWYALLTRVAAMLGALLVIILIAAVFYKDYASLFRNNKSIVKMVTPANYVSAVLKYSKMRWFAGDQTLVRIGEDAHKGALISGQHKKTVLVLVIGEASRAANYSLNGYGRETNPELKKQDVINFPQASSCGTETAVSVPCMFSGMTRSKYDADLAHHQEGLLDVLKHAGFNLLWRDNDGGCKGACDRIPHTDMTQWKLDQFCKDQSCIDDVNFYRLDNVLDGLKQDTVLVIHLMGSHGPAYYRRYPDNFRKFTPTCDTNEIQDCDHQALMNTYDNTILYTDSMVSKTIDALKARQANMNTALIYLSDHGESLGESGIYLHGTPYMLAPEQQTHIPFMFWLSPDYAKNFGINEQCLRDHAAKNAVSQDNLFSTVLGMMDVKSSVYQQQLDILNACRQ
- a CDS encoding TetR/AcrR family transcriptional regulator translates to MSRNTEHDTREHLLATGERLCMHRGFTGMGLSELLKTAEVPKGSFYHYFRSKEAFGVAMLERHYAAYHQRLATHFATGKGNYRDRVLNYYQETLNQFCQQGIISGCLTVKLSAEVCDLSEDMRTAMDKGASGVIALLAQALAKGREENTLAFPGDPLTQAQVLYSLWLGANLQAKISRSAVPLESALAHVKSTITAPGA
- the sodC gene encoding superoxide dismutase [Cu-Zn] SodC2, translated to MKRFALAMVALVVCAGAQAASDEVEMNLVTSQGVGQSIGTVKITETDKGLEFAPDLKALPPGEHGFHVHAKGSCQPAMKEGKPSAAEAAGGHLDPQNSGKHEGPDGMGHLGDLPVLVVNNDGKATDPVVAPRLKKLDEVKGKALMIHVGGDNMSDQPKPLGGGGARYACGVI
- a CDS encoding HlyD family secretion protein, with amino-acid sequence MPLKTLKYFSTLFVLVLALVAGWWLWNFYMQSPWTRDGKIRAEQVSITPQVSGSITSLLIKDNQYVKKGEVLFRIDDTPYHIAILNAQAQLAKAQSDLAKANNEANRRRHLSKNYISAEDLDTANINVKAMQASVNAAEATLKQAQWELTQTVITAPVDGWVTNLSARVGNYATTGQPIFALVDSHSFYVVGYFEETKLRHIREGAPAAITLYSGSQKLRGHVSSIGRAIYDQSVETDSGLVPDIKPNVPWVRLAQRVPVRVEFDHLPEDITLVSGTTCTVSIGTR
- the slyA gene encoding transcriptional regulator SlyA, with translation MKLESPLGSDLARLVRVWRALIDHRLKPLELTQTHWVTLHNIHQLPPDQSQIQLAKAIGIEQPSLVRTLDQLEEKGLISRQTCASDRRAKRIKLTEKAAPIITEMEAVITKTRGEILSGVSPAELEMLISLIARLEQNIHELQSRD
- a CDS encoding FUSC family protein, with the translated sequence MKLQALSWQNTPWMKATRPQWRYALRNGIAMCLALTVAYYLNLDEPYWAMTSAAVVSFPTVGGVISKSLGRIAGSLLGATAALIIAGHTLNDPWLFLLSMAAWLGCCTWACAHFTNNVAYAFQLAGYTAAIIAFPVVNVLDTTELWDIAQARVCEVIVGILCGGFMMMVLPSTSDGTALITALKTMHTRLLEHASLLWQPDTSDDIRLAHEKVIGQILTMNLLRIQAFWSHYRFRRQNTLLNYLLHQQLRRTSAISSLRRMLLNWPTPPENTRAVIETLLAALARPDADIYTVAKIIAPLAPVDEYDYRHRAFWQRLNYFCRLYLRSSRWIKAVENATPVTEFTVPGSPALARHTDYLEALWSGFRTFCALMLVGAWSITTQWESGSAALTLAAISCVLYSVAASPFNSLTLLLRTLVLLSLFSFVVKFGLMVQISDLWQFLLFLFPLLTTMQLLKLQMPKLAGLWGQLIVFMGSFISVTNPPVYDYADFLNDNLAKILGVGLAWLAFAVLRPGSDARKSRRHIRELRRGFVDQLSRKPHLRESEYESLVYHHVSQLNNSQDALSRRWLLRWGVVLLNCSHVVWQLRAWETRSDPLSQVRDVCISLLRDVMSERGVQQRPLEATLAELQRICDTLARHHLPAARDLASIIWRLHCSLSQLEQAPPPGTIGDQITPQA
- a CDS encoding aldo/keto reductase family oxidoreductase, giving the protein MVQRITLAPQGPEFSRFVMGYWRLMDWNMSPLQLASFIEEHLDLGITTVDHADIYGGYQCEAAFGEALKLVPALRDRMEIVTKCGIATTAKPEHALGHYITDSAHIIKSAEQSLVNLATDRIDLLLIHRPDPLMDADEVAEAFLSLHQSGKVRHFGVSNFTPAQFALLQSRLPFTLATNQVEISPVHQPLLLDGTLDQLQQLRIRPMAWSCLGGGRLFNDEAFQPLRNELETIARELNAESIEQVVYAWILRLPSKPLPIIGSGKIERVRSALAAEELQMTRQQWFRIRKAALGYDVP
- a CDS encoding DUF1656 domain-containing protein; amino-acid sequence: MTFFHRSEGLPLQDLIFGASVYFPPLFKAVLVGFILWLIAHRLLRDWMYSGEIWHPMLMDLSLFALSVCLGLAVLIVW
- a CDS encoding DUF1289 domain-containing protein, which produces MAEQLEFFPIQSPCRGICQVDERGYCRGCMRTRDERFNWQNFSDTQKQEVLRLCRQRLLRKIRANKASEAEEPQQPSLF
- a CDS encoding alkene reductase, which codes for MSAEKLFTPLKVGAVTAPNRVFMAPLTRLRSIEPGDIPTPLMGEYYRQRASSGLIITEATQISAQAKGYAGAPGLHSPEQIAAWQKITAGVHAEEGRIAVQLWHTGRISHSSIQPGGQAPVSASALNANTRTSLRDENGNAIRVDTSTPRALELDEIPGIVNDFRQAVANAREAGFDLIELHSAHGYLLHQFLSPSSNHRTDQYGGSVENRARLVLEVVDAVCQEWSPDRIGIRVSPIGSFQNVDNGPNEEADALYLIEELAKRGIAYLHMSEPDWAGGKPYTEAFRQKVRERFHGVIIGAGAYTPEKAEDLINKGLIDAVAFGRDYIANPDLVARLQQKAALNPQRPESFYGGGAEGYTDYPSL